A window from Salminus brasiliensis chromosome 7, fSalBra1.hap2, whole genome shotgun sequence encodes these proteins:
- the LOC140559671 gene encoding odorant receptor 131-2-like: MNVSIYSNVTQTTGRESYTTAVAKNVIIVALYFSINYINGTLVHTFFKHEIFTENPRYILFIHMVLNDMIQLTIAVLLNIISYIFFTINVSLCCFLLMIAIFTTLNTPLNLAGMAVERYIAICNPLRHTQICTVRRTYFLIGLIWVFGAIPILPDLFVLLATEPLSFFHSKIYCSRDSVFRHRYLVEKKNVSHLVYLSLVWLTLFYTYFKIMFAAKATGADARKARNTILLHGLQLVLCMFTYIGPQLEGLFISLFPFLQNDFRFATYLFVHILPRFISPIVYGLRDRMFCEYLKKHLLYLAHKERDKRKTQPIQSIYQ, from the coding sequence ATGAACGTCTCAATATACAGCAACGTCACCCAAACTACCGGTAGAGAGTCGTACACTACAGCTGTGGCCAAGAATGTGATAATTGTGGCTTTATACTTCTCCATCAACTACATCAACGGCACTCTGGTccacaccttcttcaagcatgAGATCTTCACCGAGAACCCTCGGTACATCCTCTTCATCCATATGGTGCTGAATGACATGATCCAGCTTACCATTGCAGTTTTGCTTAACATCATATCCTACATCTTCTTCACCATTAACGTCTCCTTATGCTGCTTCCTTCTGATGATCGCAATATTCACCACCCTCAACACTCCTCTAAATCTGGCTGGCATGGCTGTGGAGCGCTACATTGCCATCTGTAACCCGTTACGCCACACGCAGATCTGCACTGTGCGCAGGACTTATTTCTTAATTGGCCTGATTTGGGTCTTCGGTGCCATCCCCATTCTCCCGGATCTGTTCGTCCTCCTAGCCACTGAGCCGTTATCTTTCTTCCATTCTAAGATCTACTGTAGCCGAGACTCTGTGTTCCGGCATCGTTACCTGGTGGAGAAGAAAAACGTCTCACACCTGGTCTATCTGTCCTTGGTATGGCTCACTTTGTTCTACACCTACTTCAAGATCATGTTTGCTGCCAAAGCTACTGGTGCAGATGCCCGGAAGGCCCGAAACACCATCCTCCTGCATGGGCTGCAGCTGGTGCTGTGCATGTTCACGTACATTGGCCCTCAACTCGAGGGTTTGTTCatatctctctttccttttttacaAAACGACTTCAGATTCGCAACTTATCTCTTTGTTCATATTTTGCCCAGGTTTATAAGTCCTATTGTGTACGGCTTGAGGGATCGTATGTTCTGTGAGTATCTGAAAAAGCACTTGTTGTACTTGGCCCATAAAGAAAGggataaaagaaaaacacaaccCATCCAGTCCATCTATCAGTAG
- the LOC140559672 gene encoding odorant receptor 131-2-like — MNSSKYSNITQTPARDTSAVAMTVIVVALYFSINYINSILVHTFFKHEIFTENPRYILFIHMVLNDLIQLNIAVLLYMITYIFFKMNVSLCCFLLMIAVFTTLNTPLNLAGMAVERYIAICNPLRHTQICTVRRTYILIGLIWVLSITTILPDLFILLATEPLSFFYSTISCHQDILFHHPYLVEKKNTSYLVYFSFVWLTLFYTYFRIMFAAKASGADARKARNTILLHALQLVLCMFTFTGPLLHNLFVSLFPMFVSELRIIHYLFVYILPRFISPIVYGLRDQMLCAYMKKHLLCTALKERSKTRPT, encoded by the coding sequence ATGAATTCCTCAAAGTACAGCAACATCACCCAAACTCCTGCACGGGACACTTCAGCCGTGGCCATGACCGTCATAGTTGTAGCTTTATACTTCTCCATCAACTACATTAACAGCATCCTTGTccacaccttcttcaagcatgAGATCTTCACCGAGAACCCTCGATACATCCTCTTCATCCACATGGTCCTGAATGACCTGATCCAGCTGAACATTGCTGTGCTGCTTTACATGATTACCTACATCTTCTTTAAGATGAACGTCTCCTTATGCTGCTTCCTTCTGATGATCGCAGTGTTCACCACCCTCAACACTCCTCTAAATCTGGCTGGCATGGCTGTGGAGCGCTACATTGCCATCTGTAACCCGTTACGCCACACGCAGATCTGCACTGTGCGCAGGACCTACATCCTAATTGGCCTGATTTGGGTCTTGAGCATCACCACTATCCTCCCGGATCTGTTCATCCTCCTAGCCACTGAGCCGTTGTCTTTCTTCTACTCAACCATCTCCTGCCATCAAGACATCTTGTTCCATCACCCGTACCtggtggagaagaaaaacacctCATACCTGGTCTATTTTTCCTTCGTATGGCTCACTTTGTTCTACACCTACTTCAGGATCATGTTCGCCGCCAAGGCCTCCGGTGCAGATGCCCGAAAGGCCCGAAACACTATTCTTCTGCATGCGCTGCAGCTGGTGCTGTGCATGTTCACGTTCACTGGCCCACTACTCCATAACCTGTTCGTATCTCTCTTTCCGATGTTTGTAAGTGAGCTGAGGATCATACATTacctgtttgtttacattttgccCAGGTTTATAAGTCCTATTGTGTACGGTCTCAGGGATCAGATGCTCTGTGCATATATGAAAAAGCACCTGTTGTGCACTGCGCTTAAAGAGAGGAGTAAAACACGGCCCACCTAA